In a single window of the Pseudorca crassidens isolate mPseCra1 chromosome 9, mPseCra1.hap1, whole genome shotgun sequence genome:
- the RASSF7 gene encoding ras association domain-containing protein 7 → MLSGLAAMELKVWVDGIQRVVCGVSEQTTCQEVVIALAQAIGQTGRFVLVQRLREKERQLLPQECPVGAQATCGQFASDVQFVLRRTGPSLAGRPSSDSCPPPEHCPIRASLPPKPRPALDREPCKALAFSLGFPGLAPDPVPPEPVGPVAPMPGCCADLQGLERRVRRNAAELGQEAFWEQELRREQAREHEGQARLQALSAATAEHAARLQALDAQTRALEAELLMAAEAPGPPSPTASVAERLRQDLAAQERQSVEVQGSLALVGRALEAAEHALQAQAQELEELNRELRQCNLQQFIRQTGAALSPSPRPDGAPPGTQDLLPPSREEPLLGAPPSPALVSSLSPEITPMRQNSWR, encoded by the exons GGTGTGGGTGGATGGCATCCAGCGTGTGGTCTGTGGGGTTTCAGAGCAGACCACCTGTCAGGAAGTGGTCATCGCACTGGCCCAAGCGATAG GCCAGACAGGCCGCTTCGTGCTTGTGCAGCGTCTCAGAGAGAAGGAACGGCAGCTGCTACCCCAGGAGTGTCCCGTGGGTGCGCAGGCGACCTGTGGACAGTTTGCCAGCGATGTCCAGTTTGTCCTGAGGCGGACAGGACCCAGCCTCGCTGGGAGGCCCTCCTCAGACAGCTGCCCTCCCCCTGAGCACTGCCCAATCCGAGCTAGCCTTCCCCCAAAGCCTCGACCAGCACTGGACCGTGAGCCCTGCAAAGCGCTGGCCTTCAGCCTGGGGTTCCCTGGGCTGGCCCCCGACCCTGTACCCCCCGAGCCTGTGGGTCCCGTAGCACCAATGCCGGGCTGCTGCGCAGACCTGCAGGGCTTGGAGCGAAGGGTGCGCAGGAACGCAGCGGAGCTGGGCCAGGAGGCCTTCTGGGAGCAGGAGCTGCGGCGGGAGCAGGCCCGGGAGCACGAGGGGCAGGCCCGCCTGCAGGCGCTGAGCGCGGCCACGGCTGAGCATGCCGCTCGGCTGCAGGCCCTGGACGCCCAGACCCGCGCCCTGGAGGCCGAGTTACTTATGGCCGCAGAGGCCCCTGGGCCCCCCTCACCCACAGCGTCTGTCGCAGAACGCCTGCGCCAGGACCTGGCCGCCCAGGAGCGGCAGAGTGTGGAGGTGCAGGGCAGCCTTgccctggtgggcagggctctgGAGGCTGCTGAGCACGCCCTGCAG GCCCAGGCCCAGGAGCTGGAGGAGCTGAACCGGGAGCTGCGTCAGTGTAACCTGCAGCAGTTCATCCGGCAGACGGGGGCTGCACTGTCCCCGTCCCCACGGCCGGACGGGGCTCCCCCTGGCACGCAG GATCTTCTGCCTCCGTCCAGAGAAGAGCCCCTGCTGGGAGCCCCCCCGAGTCCAGCCCTGGTGTCCAGCCTGAGCCCAGAGA TCACCCCCATGAGGCAGAACTCCTGGAGGTAG